The genomic region AAGACCTTCGCCTACCGCTTCTGGATCCACGACCACCTGAAGCGGCTCGAGTCGGGCGTGCACACCACCACGCCGGGCGGCACCTTCGACTACTTCATCGAGCAGCTCGGCTACGGCCTCGGCGCCTGGGTGGCCGCCCTGCCGGGCGCGCTCGGCGAGCTCCTGCGGGCGCCGGCGCGGGCGCGGGAGGCGCGGACCCCGCGCGACGAGCTGGCCCTGCTGTGCGGGCTCTGGGCGGTCGTCGCCTACGTGCTCATGAGCCTCTCGGCCACCAAGTTCCACCACTACATCTTCCCGGCGGTGCCGCCGCTGGCGGTGCTCTGCGCGCTCTTCCTCGACCGGCTCTGGGAGGAGGCGCCGGAGCGGCACCTCCCGGCGCTGCTCCTCGGCGCCGCGGCGCTCGCGGTGGTGGGCCACTCGCTGGCGGAGCAGCCGAAGCACCTCGTGGACCTCTTCGTCTACAACTACGACCGCCCCTACCCGGAGGCGGAGCTCGCCGCGCTCCACCCCGGGCGCGCCGTGGGGCCGCTCTTCTTCTCCTTCGGCGCGCGCGCGGTGCTGCGGACGCTCTTCGTGGCCTGCGGCCTGTCCGGCCTGCTCGCCTGGCTCTGGCGCTCGCGCCGCGGCCTCGCGCTGTCGCTCTGCGGGACGGCGCTCCTCGGCGCCCTCTACCTGTCCTGGTACCACTGGCGCGAGCTCTCGCCGCACTGGAGCCAGCGCGACGTGTTCCGCACCTGGCTCAGGGAGCGCGCCTCGCCCGACGAGCCCGTCGCCGCCTGGGAGATGAACTGGCGCGGCGAGACCTTCTACTCGCGCGCCCTGGTGCGGGAGCTCGTCGGCGCGGAGAAGCTGCGGGCCTTCGCGGCGGGCAGGGGGCGCAAGTGGGTGGTGGTGGAGCGGGCGCGGCTGCCGGCGCTCCGCGCGGCGCTGGGCGAGAAGCGGCCGGTGCGGATCGCGGACCGCTCCGACAACAAGTTCTACCTGGTCGAGCTCCCGGACTGAGGATCGCTCCGCCGCGGCGCGCCCGGCGCCCCCCGCGCCCCGGCCCCGGCGCTGCCGGCGGCTCTCCGTTGACCGGGATCAGCCGCCGGAGGCCCTGGCGTAGCGTCAATTTTCGCTGACGGTGTGGGCGCACGCTCGGTGTGATACGGGGATGCCTTCCTCACGAAGGAGACCCTTGCCATGAGCGAACTGCAGGCCGTGACCTCGACCCCGGTGCGCGACATCGCGCGCGCGCTGCCGCACGAGACGGTGATCCGCGACTCCACCGCCAACCCGGCGCCGCTCGGCCTGATGGGCTTCGGGCTCACGACCATCCTGCTCAACATGCACAACGCCGGCTTCATCGGGATCGGCAGCATGATCCTGGCGATGGGCATGTTCTACGGCGGCATCGCCCAGGTGATCGCCGGCTACATGGAGTGGAAGAAGAAGAACACCTTCGGCATGGTGGCCTTCACCTCCTACGGCTTCTTCTGGATCAGCCTGGTGGCGCTGGTGCTCATGCCGCGCTTCGGCATCGAGGCGGCCGACGGGCGGGCCATGGCGGCCTACCTGTTCGTCTGGGGGCTCTTCAGCCTGGTGCTCTTCGTCGGGACCTTCCGCACCACCCGCGCGCTCATGATCGTGTTCTTCCTGCTCACGATCCTCTTCTTCCTGCTCGCGGTGGGCGACGCCACCGGCTCGAAGGCGGTCACCCGCCTCGCCGGCTACGAGGGCATCCTCTGCGGGCTCGGCGCCATGTACGTGGGCGCGGCGCAGATCTGGAACGAGATGTACGGGCGGACGGTGCTGCCGCTCGGCTCGTTCGACTAGCTCCCGGCGTCGCGCGGAGCTCCCGGGCCTTCGCCAGGGAGAGGGGGCGGGAGCTCCGCGCGTCCCGAACCGCCGGCTAGTACCAGTCGAACCCGACCCACATCAGGAAGAAGCGCGAGCTCTCCGGCCGGGTGCTCGAGCTGCCGTAGGTCTGCGCGGCGAAGTCGGCGTTCAGGGTGAGGTTGAAGCGGCGGCCGAGCCAGAACGCGTACCCCGCGCCGACGTCGCCGTTGAAGCCGCCGTAGCTCACGCTGTCGTGGTAGCCGGGGCCCCGGCTGTCGAAGGTGAGGAACGAGGGGCCGACGCCGCCGCGGACGAAGAACCCCTTCTCCCACGGGAAGTAGGTGAGCATCAGGTCGGCGTCGGCGATGGTGGCGGTCGCGTCGTAGGGGAAGCCGCCCGAGTCGTACTGCGTCCCGAACGACGACAGCGTGAGCAGGTCGAAGCCGAGGAGCAGCTTCGGCGTGAGCGTGGCGCCCACCTTGAAGTTGAGCCCGAGCCGGCCGCCGCCGCCCAGGTCCGAGAGGTTGAGCCGCTGGCCCTGGCCGCTGACGCTGCCGTCCCCCGCGCCGACGCCGAACCCGATGTACCAGGTGTCGCGCGTGGGCTCGGGCTGGTAGCGCCGCGCGCCGGGCGGCGGGGGCGGGTAGTAGCTCGGGGGCGGCGGGTAGGCGCCCTGCGCGAGGGCGACGGTGGGCAGCAGCACGGCCAGGGCGGCGAGGGTCTTCACGGCAAGCTCCCCGGCGCGCGCGGCGAGGTGAGGTCAGGGGGCGCGCGCCACCACGTAGCCTACCTCGTAGCTCGCCGGGATGGCACCGTCCCTGGAAAAGCCCGCGCGGTAGCGGTCCATCATGTCGAGCATGAGGCGGCGGCCGGCGAGGCCGGAGGCCCGCGGCACGGAGATCGGGAGGCCTTCTCCCTCTCCCGCGCAGCGGGGGAGGGCCGGGGAGGGGGCGAGCGGCGCCGCGTTGCCCGCCCCGATGCGGCGGAGCGCGCGGAGCAGGTCGGCCACGTCCGGGTGCCACTCCACGTGGACCGCCCCGCGCTCCTCGAGCACCGCGAGGCCGGCGTCGCGCAGGGCGGCGGCGACCTCGGCCCGCGAGAAGAAGCGGTGCGTCGGGTCGGGCGCGCCGCGCGCGGCCGCGGCGGCGCGATACGAGCCGCGCAGCTCGTGGAGCGTCTCCCCGCAGAAGAGCGCCACGGCGAGGAGGCCGCCCGGGGCGAGCACCCGCCGGGCCTCGGCGAAGGCGAGGTCGAGCCGGGTGAGCCACTGCAGCGCCGAGCTCGAGAGGTAGACGTCGAACGCCCCCGACCGGAACGGCAGCCGCTCCGCGTCGGCCACCGCGAGCCGCGCGCGCGGGCAGCGGGCCCGGGCGGCGGCGGCCATGCCGGGGGCGAGGTCCACGCCGGCGGCGAGGGCGCTCTCCCCGGCGAGCCGGGCCAGGAGCGCCCCGGTCCCGGCGCCGACGTCGAGGAGGCGGGGCCGCGCGGGGAGGTGGGGCGCGGCGAGCGCGAGGAGCTCGTCCCGGGCCGCCTCCTGCACCCGGGCCGCCTCGTCGTAGGCCGCCGCGCCGCGATCGAACGCGGCCCGGACGCGCGCCTTGTCCACCTGGTTCACGGGAGCTCCCCCGCGAAGCGCGCCAGCGCCCGGGCGCACTCGGCCGGGCGGGTGACGAAGGGCGCGTGCCCGGCGCCGGCGAGGCGCACGAGCCGGGCGCGGGGGAGCCGCTCGGCGAGGTAGGCGCCCGCGCCGGGCGGGCAGACCGCGTCGGCGTCGCCGTGCAGCACGAGCGCCGGCGCCGCCACGCCGGCGAGGTCGCCGCGCAGGTCCACCCGGAGCAGCTGGTCGAGGCCGGCGAGCGCGGCCGCCTCGGACGGCGGGGGCGCCGCGAGGAGCAGCTCCTCCGAGCGCCGGCGAACCGCCTCGGGCGACGCCTCCCCGGGCGCGAACATCCCGTCGAAGAAGCGCGAGAGGACGCGGGCCGGGTCGCGGCGGAAGCGCAGCGCCATCGCCTCCACCGTGCTCGCGGGGAGCCCGCACTCCCACCCCTCGGCCCGGGTGAAGCGGGGCGTGCCGGCGAGGAGGGCGAGCCCGGCGAGGCGCGGCGCCAGCCGGGGGACGGCGGCGAGCGCCACCTGGGCCCCGAGCGACCAGCCGGCGAGGAGCGCCTCGCGCAGCTCGAGCCGCTCGAAGAGCGCGACCAGGTCGGCGACGTGGTCCTCGAGCGTGGCGGAGGGGGCGGCCGGGGAGCGGCCGTGCCCGCGCAGGTCGGGGGCGATGACCCGGAGCCCTTCGCCGAGCGCCGCCCGGAGCGGCGAGAAGACGAGCGACGACAGCCCCCAGCCGTGGAGCAGCACCAGCGGACGGCCCGCTCCGGAGGGCGCCACGGCCAGCGCGATGGGCGAGGGCTCGACCGGCATCGCTGGTCCGAGTACCGCAGCCGCCCGGGGTCGTCAACCGGCGGGCGCATCCGGGTTGACGATGCTGGCCGGCGCGGGGGCGCGCCGGAAGACGAAGACCCCCGGCCCAGGGGCGTGGGCCGGGGGTCTCCTGGGGGGCTGCGAGGCCCGGGACCGGTCTCTAGCGCGCGGCGCGGGCGCCGGCCCGCTCGGCGGCCGAGGGCTCCTCGCCGTAGGCGTGGCCCGGCCGCACCTTGCCCCGGAAGATCCGGTAGACGGCCGCGGTGTAGGCGAGCACGAGCGGCATGCCGAGGAGCGCGATGACCAGCATCACGCCCTGCGTCTTGGGCGAGGAGGCGGAGTTGTAGATGTCGAGGCTGTTCTCGAGGCCGCCCAGCGACGGGACGAGCCGCGGGAAGAGGCTCACCGCCGCGAGGAAGATGGCGGAGACGATCACCACCGACGAGGCGAGGAAGGCCGTGCCGCTCCGGCCCGCGCGGGTGGCGCGCGGGATGGTGGCGAGCCCGCCGGCGAGCAGCAGGAGGAGGCCCCAGAAGGCCGGGTTGGAGGTCGCCTTCTCGAACAGGAACGGCGAGACGAAGAAGGTGGCCACCGTCGCGAGCGCGTAGACGGCGAGGAAGGCGATCCAGGCCCCCACCGCGACCTTGCCCATCCGCTCGTGGAGGGCGCCCTCGCTCTTCATCCGGAGGTAGAGCGCGCCGTGCATGACGAACATGGCGAGGCTCACGAGCCCGATCAGCACCGCGTACGGGTTGAGCAGGCCGAGGAAGCTCCCGGCCCACTCGTGCTCCGGCGTGAGCGGCACGCCGCGCAGGACGTTGCCGACGGCGACGCCGAAGAGGATGGCCGGCAGGAGGCTGCCCACGCCGAAGGCCCAGTCGAAGGCGCGGCGCCAGGCCGGCGCCTCGACGTTGTGCCGGAACTCCATCGCCACCGCGCGGAGGATGAGCGCGACGAGGAGGAGCATGAGGGCGAGGTAGTAGCCGCTGAAGATGGTGGCGTAGACCACCGGGAAGGCGGCGAAGAGGGCGCCGCCGCCGGTGAGGAGCCACACCTCGTTGCCGTCCCAGACCGGGCCGATGGCGCCGACGTGGACGTCGCGCTCGGCGTCGCTCTTCGCGAACAGGTGGAGGATGCCGACGCCGAGGTCGAAGCCGTCGAGGACCGCGTAGCCGGAGATGAGGACGCCGACGAGGAGGAACCAGGTGGTGTTGAGGTCCATGTGCGTGCCTCCCTTAGGCCGCCGCCGCGCCGACCTGGATGTCGTCCGGATCGGTCTTGGCCTTCTTGATCATGAGGAAGAGCCAGAGCGCCCCGAGCGCCAGGTAGATGGCGCCGAAGAGCAGGAGCGAGAACCAGATCTCCCCGGCGGTGACGGTGGCCGAGTGGGCCTGCGAGGTGCGCAGGAGCTTGTAGACGATCCAGGGCTGCCGGCCGACCTCGGCCGCGGTCCAGCCGAGCTCGCAGGCGACGACCGGGAGCGGGATGGACCAGACGAGCGCCTTCAGCAGGAGCCGGTTCGTGAAGAGCTTGCCGGTGTACAGGTTCCAGGCGGCGAGGC from Anaeromyxobacter paludicola harbors:
- a CDS encoding methyltransferase domain-containing protein: MNQVDKARVRAAFDRGAAAYDEAARVQEAARDELLALAAPHLPARPRLLDVGAGTGALLARLAGESALAAGVDLAPGMAAAARARCPRARLAVADAERLPFRSGAFDVYLSSSALQWLTRLDLAFAEARRVLAPGGLLAVALFCGETLHELRGSYRAAAAARGAPDPTHRFFSRAEVAAALRDAGLAVLEERGAVHVEWHPDVADLLRALRRIGAGNAAPLAPSPALPRCAGEGEGLPISVPRASGLAGRRLMLDMMDRYRAGFSRDGAIPASYEVGYVVARAP
- a CDS encoding alpha/beta fold hydrolase, translating into MPVEPSPIALAVAPSGAGRPLVLLHGWGLSSLVFSPLRAALGEGLRVIAPDLRGHGRSPAAPSATLEDHVADLVALFERLELREALLAGWSLGAQVALAAVPRLAPRLAGLALLAGTPRFTRAEGWECGLPASTVEAMALRFRRDPARVLSRFFDGMFAPGEASPEAVRRRSEELLLAAPPPSEAAALAGLDQLLRVDLRGDLAGVAAPALVLHGDADAVCPPGAGAYLAERLPRARLVRLAGAGHAPFVTRPAECARALARFAGELP
- the cydB gene encoding cytochrome d ubiquinol oxidase subunit II; this translates as MDLNTTWFLLVGVLISGYAVLDGFDLGVGILHLFAKSDAERDVHVGAIGPVWDGNEVWLLTGGGALFAAFPVVYATIFSGYYLALMLLLVALILRAVAMEFRHNVEAPAWRRAFDWAFGVGSLLPAILFGVAVGNVLRGVPLTPEHEWAGSFLGLLNPYAVLIGLVSLAMFVMHGALYLRMKSEGALHERMGKVAVGAWIAFLAVYALATVATFFVSPFLFEKATSNPAFWGLLLLLAGGLATIPRATRAGRSGTAFLASSVVIVSAIFLAAVSLFPRLVPSLGGLENSLDIYNSASSPKTQGVMLVIALLGMPLVLAYTAAVYRIFRGKVRPGHAYGEEPSAAERAGARAAR
- a CDS encoding acetate uptake transporter; the protein is MSELQAVTSTPVRDIARALPHETVIRDSTANPAPLGLMGFGLTTILLNMHNAGFIGIGSMILAMGMFYGGIAQVIAGYMEWKKKNTFGMVAFTSYGFFWISLVALVLMPRFGIEAADGRAMAAYLFVWGLFSLVLFVGTFRTTRALMIVFFLLTILFFLLAVGDATGSKAVTRLAGYEGILCGLGAMYVGAAQIWNEMYGRTVLPLGSFD
- a CDS encoding outer membrane beta-barrel protein codes for the protein MKTLAALAVLLPTVALAQGAYPPPPSYYPPPPPGARRYQPEPTRDTWYIGFGVGAGDGSVSGQGQRLNLSDLGGGGRLGLNFKVGATLTPKLLLGFDLLTLSSFGTQYDSGGFPYDATATIADADLMLTYFPWEKGFFVRGGVGPSFLTFDSRGPGYHDSVSYGGFNGDVGAGYAFWLGRRFNLTLNADFAAQTYGSSSTRPESSRFFLMWVGFDWY
- a CDS encoding ArnT family glycosyltransferase; amino-acid sequence: MPSAAGAPSPMVRGLLAATGLAALLFLPWLGSAGLWDPWEPHYAEVARQMLVRDDFVHPYWESAWFFSKPVLLMWLTAAGMALFGAQTSHLPPGADLAPPTPSGLSTLTEWAVRLPVALLAVLAVALVYVAVARLASRRAGLLAALATATAPFYALLARQATTDMPFVALATCGTMCFAVAVMDPRAHRTAWAYAGYLFLAFATLAKGLLGFGLAGAAFLAWFAATGEWSRLGRLRLAERVGRLWLPIGPLLFLAVAAPWYVVLSLFRGVDDEGKTFAYRFWIHDHLKRLESGVHTTTPGGTFDYFIEQLGYGLGAWVAALPGALGELLRAPARAREARTPRDELALLCGLWAVVAYVLMSLSATKFHHYIFPAVPPLAVLCALFLDRLWEEAPERHLPALLLGAAALAVVGHSLAEQPKHLVDLFVYNYDRPYPEAELAALHPGRAVGPLFFSFGARAVLRTLFVACGLSGLLAWLWRSRRGLALSLCGTALLGALYLSWYHWRELSPHWSQRDVFRTWLRERASPDEPVAAWEMNWRGETFYSRALVRELVGAEKLRAFAAGRGRKWVVVERARLPALRAALGEKRPVRIADRSDNKFYLVELPD